A stretch of the Halomonas sp. BDJS001 genome encodes the following:
- a CDS encoding NnrU family protein codes for MFHDDYDYRAADFLGSHSVRIFAENWRQQQIAKHGESTWKVAYAAVSIVGLAIAIYGFGQMRLAPLYIWYPPMGMRHAVALLMVPAFIMLVAAYIPHNAIKAKLGHPMMLAVKIWAFAHLLANGRLGDIIFFAAFLIWAILAFKAAKKRDRLTPPAPVSTHKMATIATVLVGLIAYVLFAFYLHTVLIGVPVFS; via the coding sequence TTGTTCCATGACGATTATGATTATCGGGCTGCTGATTTTTTAGGCAGTCACTCTGTACGTATTTTTGCTGAAAACTGGCGCCAGCAGCAGATTGCCAAACACGGTGAATCCACTTGGAAAGTCGCCTATGCGGCGGTCTCCATCGTTGGCCTGGCCATTGCGATTTATGGTTTTGGGCAGATGCGCCTCGCCCCTCTCTATATCTGGTACCCGCCTATGGGAATGCGCCACGCGGTGGCGCTGCTGATGGTTCCTGCCTTTATTATGCTGGTGGCGGCCTACATTCCGCATAACGCGATTAAGGCCAAGCTCGGCCATCCCATGATGCTGGCGGTAAAAATCTGGGCGTTTGCTCACCTGCTGGCCAACGGACGCTTGGGCGATATCATCTTTTTTGCTGCCTTTCTTATCTGGGCTATCCTGGCGTTTAAAGCCGCCAAAAAGCGCGACCGCCTGACACCGCCTGCGCCCGTCAGTACGCATAAAATGGCCACCATTGCTACCGTGCTCGTCGGCTTGATAGCGTATGTGTTGTTTGCTTTTTATCTGCACACAGTGCTGATTGGCGTCCCTGTTTTTAGCTAA